The following coding sequences lie in one Niabella agricola genomic window:
- a CDS encoding energy transducer TonB produces METTKILSASFLDILFDGRNKTYGAYELRSTYNRRLIKALGATGLIIATFMGASALKGAESKKAPVTIISHVVDLTKIEEPEKIEPPAPPPPKQQEPQKIATEKFVIPKIVPDEKVTTPPPSQEDLVDVKIGLEHLEGEKMGNVAIPPDGVPDGKGILEMKPKEKQPEIFEVVQVEASYPGDWHRFLTTNLRGEIPVDNGATPGKYQVLVQFVVDVNGVVSDIKVLKDPGFGMGDEAIRVIKKSGKWKAAIQNGYPVKAYRKQPITFEVLDQ; encoded by the coding sequence ATGGAAACAACAAAAATCCTGTCAGCCTCTTTCCTCGATATTTTATTTGACGGAAGGAACAAGACCTACGGCGCTTACGAGCTGCGTAGTACCTATAACCGGCGGCTGATAAAAGCGCTGGGCGCCACCGGGCTGATCATTGCCACCTTTATGGGGGCTTCCGCATTAAAAGGTGCTGAGTCCAAAAAGGCACCGGTTACGATCATCAGCCATGTTGTAGATCTTACTAAAATAGAAGAGCCGGAAAAAATAGAGCCACCGGCACCACCGCCACCCAAACAGCAGGAACCCCAAAAGATCGCTACTGAAAAATTTGTAATACCAAAGATCGTTCCGGATGAAAAAGTAACAACGCCGCCCCCTTCACAGGAGGACCTTGTGGACGTAAAAATCGGCTTGGAACATCTGGAAGGGGAGAAAATGGGTAATGTAGCGATACCACCGGATGGCGTTCCTGACGGGAAAGGAATCTTGGAAATGAAGCCAAAAGAAAAGCAGCCGGAGATCTTTGAAGTGGTTCAGGTTGAAGCCAGCTATCCGGGCGATTGGCATCGGTTCCTGACAACGAACCTTCGCGGTGAAATACCGGTAGATAATGGAGCAACCCCGGGTAAGTATCAGGTCCTGGTGCAGTTTGTAGTAGATGTAAATGGAGTGGTAAGTGATATTAAGGTACTAAAAGATCCGGGTTTTGGTATGGGTGATGAGGCCATCCGGGTCATTAAAAAATCGGGGAAATGGAAAGCAGCGATTCAAAACGGATACCCGG
- a CDS encoding ExbD/TolR family protein, protein MSSMEMVPVPVDRKRHRGLSFSRSAIKIDMTPMVDLGFLLITFFIYTTAMGDPSTMSLSMPKDGPQAPTASSGVFTILVGDHGRLTYYEGPLQPKGLNLHEITPGALRTELMRKKAEVMAQYVPDPVCEAKAQAENRSPETCRQNKLMVIIKPGKNADYKTVVRVLDEMLINQVARYALTAPDAEELKHIP, encoded by the coding sequence ATGAGCAGCATGGAAATGGTTCCGGTGCCTGTTGACCGCAAACGCCATAGGGGACTGAGTTTTAGCCGGTCCGCTATTAAAATAGACATGACTCCAATGGTGGATCTGGGCTTTCTGCTGATCACCTTTTTTATCTATACGACTGCGATGGGTGATCCTTCCACAATGAGCTTATCCATGCCAAAGGATGGTCCGCAGGCTCCAACGGCGTCATCCGGTGTATTTACGATCCTGGTAGGGGATCATGGACGTCTTACTTATTACGAAGGCCCGTTGCAACCGAAGGGACTCAATCTTCATGAGATCACGCCCGGTGCACTGCGAACAGAACTGATGCGCAAAAAAGCAGAAGTAATGGCGCAGTATGTGCCGGATCCGGTCTGCGAAGCAAAAGCACAGGCGGAAAACCGTTCACCGGAAACCTGCCGTCAAAACAAACTGATGGTAATTATAAAGCCAGGAAAAAATGCCGATTACAAAACGGTGGTGCGGGTGCTGGATGAAATGCTAATCAACCAGGTTGCGCGGTATGCACTGACGGCGCCCGATGCAGAAGAACTGAAGCATATTCCCTGA
- a CDS encoding pentapeptide repeat-containing protein: protein MSRYFEDIAYEKQDYVQKALPKGDYEGCCFKGCGFAASDLSSVNFIDCCFEDCDLSGVQIGQASFRDTVFKNCKLVGVHFEEANTFLFSPRFEKTTLTLSSFYGVKMKYVCFDECLLQEVDFVDADCSGVVFGNCDLSGARFENTNLEKADLSSAYNYRINPETNKLKKAVFSLPHIAGLLDKYGIIIR, encoded by the coding sequence ATGAGCCGCTATTTTGAAGATATCGCGTATGAGAAACAGGACTATGTTCAGAAAGCATTGCCCAAAGGAGATTATGAGGGCTGCTGCTTTAAGGGATGTGGGTTTGCTGCTTCCGATCTTTCATCCGTTAATTTTATCGACTGTTGTTTTGAAGATTGCGATCTCAGCGGCGTTCAGATCGGGCAGGCTTCGTTCCGTGACACTGTGTTCAAAAATTGCAAGCTGGTGGGGGTTCATTTTGAAGAGGCCAACACGTTTTTATTTTCTCCCCGTTTTGAAAAAACTACACTTACGCTTAGTTCTTTTTATGGGGTAAAGATGAAATACGTTTGTTTTGATGAATGCCTGTTACAGGAAGTGGACTTTGTAGATGCCGATTGTAGCGGCGTTGTATTTGGCAACTGTGATCTTTCTGGTGCCCGGTTTGAAAACACCAACCTTGAAAAAGCGGATCTTTCCAGTGCTTACAATTACCGGATCAACCCGGAAACCAACAAGCTCAAAAAAGCTGTTTTCAGCCTTCCGCATATTGCCGGATTGCTGGACAAGTACGGTATTATTATCCGGTAA
- a CDS encoding DinB family protein, with protein sequence MQTLQSNRRNFIINSAAFALGTFLPAAAPARILPGSVPGDETLFTIGPVKGYSPQIGTLVSMLNYNRYTVIQAVQKLNREQIDFLFDSHANTIAALVMHLGATEKFYQINTFEGRQEFNAEEKKLWEAPMELGDKGRKEIKGKDIGYYLDLIAEVRSKTLAAFKEKDDQWLMAVDAQWSKPDRPLNTYWKWFHVCEHESNHRGQIAFLKSRLPGSKPASE encoded by the coding sequence ATGCAGACCCTTCAGTCCAATCGCAGGAACTTTATTATCAACAGTGCAGCATTCGCCCTGGGCACTTTTTTGCCTGCAGCAGCGCCGGCACGTATATTGCCCGGTAGTGTCCCTGGCGATGAAACACTTTTCACTATCGGACCGGTAAAAGGCTACAGTCCGCAGATCGGCACTCTTGTATCCATGCTGAACTATAACCGTTACACGGTCATTCAGGCCGTACAAAAACTGAACAGGGAACAAATCGATTTTCTTTTTGATTCCCATGCGAACACGATTGCCGCATTGGTCATGCATTTAGGAGCAACGGAGAAATTTTACCAGATCAACACTTTTGAAGGACGCCAGGAATTTAACGCGGAAGAAAAAAAGTTATGGGAAGCCCCCATGGAGCTGGGCGATAAGGGACGTAAGGAAATTAAGGGTAAAGATATCGGGTATTACCTGGATCTGATTGCAGAAGTCAGAAGCAAGACGCTGGCCGCTTTTAAAGAAAAAGATGATCAATGGCTGATGGCAGTGGATGCGCAGTGGTCGAAACCAGACCGCCCGTTAAATACTTACTGGAAATGGTTTCATGTATGCGAACACGAGTCGAACCACCGGGGCCAGATCGCGTTCTTAAAAAGCAGGCTGCCAGGCAGCAAACCCGCATCAGAATAA
- a CDS encoding M1 family metallopeptidase, with the protein MKKSSLLAIFALVSVFVDAQSKYSHTEAFAPFFYPSPGNEYRSASGEPGPKYWQNRADYTINATLDTAGHTVSAKVEILYTNNSPDNLKFLWLQTDQNAYRKDSRATATTTASGGRWANAMFTEGNVIKSVTVEENGKKYTPEYTTTDTRTQVWLGNPLKAAGGKIKLTIEYAFQVPEYGSDRMGRLNTKNGWIYEAAQWFPRMAVYDDIQGWNILPYLGQGEFYLEYGDINFNITAPANMIVVGSGELLNPAECFTPEEAKRYAAAKLSDKTTMIRDAAEIGKDGISAKKGITTWRYKIQNTRDAAWGASAAFVLDGAKIDLPSGKKSLALSAYPVESIGTDGWQRSTEMVKGSIEFYSKNLFEFPYPAATNVAGIVGGMEYPGIVFCSYRAMGSELWGVTDHEFGHTWFPMIVGSNERKYAWMDEGFNTFINDLSSAAFNKGEFKKQSYFNDPAAAKTVQSVFSDAGDILLTEPDVVQQVNLGNAAYFKPSLMLHALRNTVLGTKRFDAAFREYISRWAFKHPTPWDFFRTMENVGGEDLGWFWRGWVFNNWKIDQAVRGVKYKNRIPANGAQITLENLEQMPMPITVLIKESNGKQQTVNLPVEIWQRGSSYSFEVATTTPIVEVTIDPDKKVLDWDRTNNTWTGNK; encoded by the coding sequence ATGAAGAAAAGCAGTCTGCTGGCAATCTTTGCACTTGTATCCGTTTTTGTTGACGCACAATCCAAATACAGTCATACGGAAGCATTTGCTCCCTTTTTCTATCCATCGCCGGGAAATGAGTATCGGAGCGCTTCCGGTGAACCTGGGCCTAAATATTGGCAGAACAGGGCCGATTACACGATCAACGCTACCCTGGATACAGCTGGTCATACCGTTTCTGCAAAAGTGGAGATCCTGTATACAAATAATAGCCCGGACAATTTAAAATTTCTTTGGTTGCAGACGGATCAGAATGCCTACCGGAAAGATTCCCGGGCAACCGCTACCACTACAGCTTCCGGCGGACGTTGGGCCAATGCCATGTTTACTGAAGGTAATGTGATAAAGTCCGTTACAGTTGAGGAAAACGGTAAAAAATATACACCGGAATATACTACTACTGATACGCGTACTCAAGTATGGCTGGGCAACCCGCTCAAAGCAGCCGGCGGAAAAATAAAGCTAACCATTGAATATGCCTTCCAGGTTCCGGAATACGGCAGCGATCGCATGGGAAGACTCAACACAAAGAACGGGTGGATTTATGAGGCGGCCCAATGGTTCCCCCGGATGGCCGTTTATGACGATATCCAGGGGTGGAACATACTTCCCTATCTCGGACAGGGAGAATTTTATCTGGAGTACGGCGATATTAATTTCAATATTACTGCTCCGGCCAATATGATTGTGGTTGGTTCCGGTGAGTTGCTGAACCCAGCTGAATGTTTTACACCCGAAGAGGCAAAGCGGTATGCCGCGGCAAAACTCAGTGATAAAACAACCATGATTCGGGATGCAGCGGAAATCGGAAAAGACGGAATCAGTGCCAAAAAAGGTATCACTACCTGGCGGTATAAGATCCAGAATACCCGTGACGCAGCCTGGGGAGCCTCAGCGGCATTTGTACTCGATGGGGCAAAAATTGACCTGCCCAGCGGTAAGAAGTCCCTTGCATTAAGTGCTTATCCTGTTGAATCCATCGGCACCGATGGCTGGCAGCGCAGTACGGAGATGGTAAAAGGATCCATTGAGTTTTATTCCAAAAACCTGTTTGAATTTCCTTATCCTGCCGCCACCAATGTGGCCGGTATCGTAGGGGGCATGGAATATCCCGGTATTGTGTTCTGCAGCTACAGAGCAATGGGAAGCGAACTTTGGGGCGTAACCGATCACGAGTTCGGGCATACCTGGTTCCCGATGATCGTGGGCAGCAATGAACGCAAGTACGCATGGATGGACGAAGGCTTTAATACGTTTATCAACGACCTGTCCAGCGCAGCTTTTAACAAAGGAGAGTTTAAAAAGCAAAGCTATTTTAATGATCCCGCGGCAGCCAAAACCGTTCAGTCTGTTTTTAGTGATGCGGGCGATATTTTACTGACCGAACCCGATGTGGTGCAGCAGGTCAATCTGGGAAATGCAGCGTATTTTAAACCTTCTTTAATGCTGCATGCCCTGAGGAATACGGTGCTGGGAACAAAACGCTTTGATGCGGCCTTCAGGGAATACATCAGCCGCTGGGCATTTAAACACCCTACTCCATGGGATTTTTTCCGTACGATGGAGAACGTGGGTGGGGAAGACCTGGGCTGGTTCTGGAGAGGCTGGGTGTTTAATAACTGGAAAATTGATCAGGCAGTACGCGGGGTAAAATACAAGAACCGGATACCCGCTAATGGGGCACAGATTACCCTGGAAAACCTGGAACAGATGCCCATGCCCATAACCGTTCTTATAAAGGAAAGCAATGGAAAACAGCAAACCGTCAACCTTCCGGTGGAAATATGGCAACGCGGCAGTTCTTATTCGTTTGAAGTAGCTACTACCACCCCAATCGTGGAAGTAACCATTGATCCGGATAAGAAAGTGCTCGACTGGGACCGTACCAATAACACCTGGACCGGCAATAAATAA
- a CDS encoding aldo/keto reductase, whose amino-acid sequence MKYRKLGTTGETLSAIGLGCMGMSFAYGPTDDAESVATLHKALDLGINFWDTADMYANGANEELISKVLVPNRDKVFIATKFGFRFKDGVAGPSSASGTYFDGRPEWLKQAVDKSLQRLKIDTIDLYYAHRIDPNVPVEEMVGAMADLVKQGKVRYLGLSEASAASIRKAHAVHPIAALQSEYSILTRDVEGAILDTVRELGITLVPYSPLARGLVTHTLDTSTLAENDFRRTLPRYQEAVADNNKRLVEAFAALAADKSCTPAQLALAWVLAQGDNIIPIPGTKKRKYLEENAGAVDIVLTPEDLNAINALVKKYPDTGARYSEGAMKLVNH is encoded by the coding sequence ATGAAATACAGAAAATTAGGAACAACAGGGGAAACCCTCTCCGCCATCGGTCTGGGTTGTATGGGAATGAGCTTTGCCTACGGTCCCACAGATGATGCCGAAAGTGTGGCCACTCTGCACAAGGCGCTGGATCTGGGTATCAATTTCTGGGATACGGCGGACATGTACGCCAACGGTGCTAATGAAGAACTGATTTCAAAAGTGCTGGTACCCAACCGGGATAAGGTTTTTATTGCCACCAAATTCGGATTCCGTTTTAAGGATGGAGTCGCCGGGCCGAGCAGCGCCTCCGGTACGTACTTTGATGGCCGGCCGGAGTGGCTGAAACAGGCGGTGGACAAGAGCTTGCAGCGATTGAAGATCGATACCATAGACCTGTACTATGCCCACCGGATAGATCCCAATGTGCCGGTGGAGGAAATGGTGGGCGCCATGGCCGACCTGGTAAAGCAGGGGAAAGTACGTTACCTCGGGTTAAGTGAAGCTTCGGCAGCTTCTATCCGCAAGGCGCATGCGGTGCATCCGATCGCAGCATTGCAAAGTGAGTACTCCATCCTTACAAGGGATGTGGAAGGTGCCATCCTCGATACGGTTCGGGAATTGGGCATTACGCTGGTGCCGTATTCGCCCCTGGCAAGAGGACTCGTAACCCACACCCTGGATACGAGTACTCTGGCAGAAAATGATTTCAGGAGAACATTGCCGCGTTACCAGGAGGCGGTGGCCGATAATAATAAGCGGCTGGTGGAAGCATTTGCAGCATTGGCGGCAGATAAAAGCTGCACACCGGCACAGCTGGCCCTGGCCTGGGTATTGGCCCAGGGGGATAATATCATACCGATTCCCGGAACCAAGAAAAGAAAATACCTGGAAGAGAACGCTGGCGCGGTAGACATTGTTTTAACCCCTGAGGACCTCAATGCTATCAATGCGCTGGTTAAAAAATACCCGGATACCGGTGCCCGTTACAGCGAGGGCGCCATGAAACTGGTAAACCATTAG
- a CDS encoding MFS transporter: protein MIPTQSMISRQQQPGVKRLQEKNKKAATLIAFLLIPLSGLITDIYIPSMPHMAQELHRPEGAVQLTLTLFLVSYGLAQFITGSLIDSYGRFRLTMVSLAVFIASNFVIIFTKQIELIYAMRIVQGITTGFIIVAKRAFFVDVYEGEERKHYLSLMSIVWSSAPVIAPFIGGYLQLYFNWQANFYVLAIYGMLMLILEWIFSGETVPVYRPFKWNALLKDYRFMMRSRTFAYGLLICGLCYGTTMIFGLAGAFIIEHQMHYSSVVAGYGALVMGLAWMCGGFLGKASLNKAFLPKLRRSNAAQLLFTLGMILTAAWLQNLYTLLFFAFLIHVCVGFIFNNYFAYCLGRFPQMAGLASGLSGGANFIVTAVTSYTVVGILRPQSQAVLGYGYLVMGIIALLILQLLVKKEQEPV, encoded by the coding sequence ATGATTCCAACTCAATCAATGATATCCCGTCAACAACAACCTGGTGTTAAGCGGCTGCAGGAAAAGAACAAAAAAGCCGCCACGCTGATTGCGTTTTTGCTCATCCCGTTATCCGGACTGATCACAGATATTTATATCCCTTCCATGCCGCATATGGCGCAGGAATTGCATCGGCCGGAAGGAGCCGTTCAGCTCACCCTAACGCTCTTTCTGGTTAGTTACGGGCTGGCCCAGTTCATAACCGGGAGCCTCATCGACAGTTATGGGCGGTTTCGCCTTACAATGGTTTCCCTTGCCGTCTTTATTGCCAGCAATTTTGTAATCATTTTTACAAAACAGATTGAGCTCATATATGCCATGCGCATTGTACAGGGGATTACGACGGGCTTTATCATCGTGGCCAAGCGGGCATTTTTTGTGGATGTATATGAAGGAGAAGAGCGGAAACACTATCTCAGTCTCATGTCTATCGTATGGTCTTCCGCACCCGTGATCGCACCCTTTATCGGAGGTTACCTGCAGCTGTATTTTAACTGGCAGGCCAATTTTTACGTACTGGCGATCTATGGTATGCTGATGTTGATATTGGAATGGATCTTTTCCGGTGAAACTGTTCCGGTGTACCGGCCATTTAAGTGGAACGCCTTACTGAAGGACTATCGTTTTATGATGCGGAGCCGTACTTTTGCCTATGGCTTGCTGATCTGCGGCCTCTGTTATGGAACCACGATGATCTTTGGACTGGCAGGCGCCTTTATCATCGAGCACCAGATGCATTACTCATCTGTGGTGGCGGGGTATGGCGCCCTGGTAATGGGCCTCGCATGGATGTGTGGCGGATTCCTGGGCAAAGCCAGTTTAAACAAGGCCTTCCTGCCCAAGTTGAGAAGGAGCAATGCGGCGCAGTTGCTGTTCACCCTCGGTATGATCCTGACAGCAGCATGGCTGCAAAATCTCTATACCCTGTTGTTCTTCGCCTTCCTCATCCATGTATGTGTGGGGTTCATCTTCAATAATTATTTTGCCTACTGCCTGGGCCGCTTTCCGCAGATGGCAGGCCTGGCCAGCGGATTAAGCGGAGGTGCCAACTTTATTGTTACGGCAGTTACCAGTTATACAGTTGTAGGAATTTTGCGTCCACAGTCACAGGCAGTACTGGGTTATGGATATCTCGTTATGGGAATCATCGCGTTATTGATTTTACAGCTACTGGTTAAAAAAGAACAGGAACCGGTGTAA
- a CDS encoding helix-turn-helix domain-containing protein, with protein sequence MEKAETVEAFYKRINHNTSKLSLHNVGLGLGHFNIFPRSSCSPHTSYSRRDYYKVSYIIGTGKLYYANQWIYIDRPALMFSNPLVPYSWEAESAEQGGWFCLFTEEFIRHDERMVSLQDAPLFKAGARPVYFLNEQQQREVSTIFRKMLEELQSDYVHKFSVLRNYLHLVIHEAMKWSATDRFEKPVNASARITHLFLELLERQFPIDAPDLSLQLRTPQHYAHQLSVHVNHLNRSVKEVTGKTTSTHIADRILKEAVALIRHSDWNISEIAYSLGFEYPAHFTNFYKKKTGQSPVALRKAIV encoded by the coding sequence ATGGAAAAAGCAGAAACCGTCGAAGCTTTCTACAAACGGATCAATCACAATACCTCCAAATTATCCCTCCACAATGTGGGGCTGGGCCTGGGGCATTTCAATATCTTTCCCCGGTCATCCTGTTCGCCGCACACCAGTTATTCAAGACGCGATTATTACAAGGTATCCTATATCATTGGCACCGGCAAACTGTATTACGCCAACCAGTGGATCTATATCGACCGTCCCGCACTGATGTTTTCCAATCCCCTGGTGCCTTATTCATGGGAGGCCGAATCGGCCGAGCAGGGCGGATGGTTTTGCTTATTCACGGAGGAGTTTATCCGGCACGATGAGCGGATGGTCAGTCTTCAGGATGCGCCTTTATTTAAGGCAGGCGCCCGGCCGGTTTATTTTTTAAATGAACAGCAGCAGCGGGAAGTCAGTACAATCTTCCGGAAAATGCTGGAAGAGCTGCAATCCGACTATGTGCATAAGTTTAGCGTGCTGCGCAATTACCTGCACCTGGTCATCCACGAAGCCATGAAATGGAGCGCCACAGACCGATTTGAAAAGCCCGTCAATGCCAGTGCCCGCATCACCCATTTGTTCCTGGAGCTGCTGGAGCGCCAGTTCCCCATCGACGCGCCGGACCTCTCTTTGCAATTACGTACCCCCCAGCACTATGCGCACCAGCTGTCCGTACACGTCAACCACCTCAACCGGTCAGTTAAAGAAGTAACCGGAAAAACCACATCCACACATATTGCAGACCGGATACTAAAAGAAGCAGTAGCCCTTATAAGGCATTCCGACTGGAATATCTCGGAGATCGCCTATAGCCTGGGGTTTGAATACCCTGCCCACTTCACCAACTTTTATAAAAAGAAAACCGGTCAAAGCCCTGTAGCCCTGCGAAAGGCAATTGTTTGA
- a CDS encoding nucleotidyltransferase family protein produces the protein MTNKQPFSQALIFCAGLGTRFKPWTDRHPKALAVINGKSLLQRNIEYLQEYGITRVIVNVHHFAEQIIDAVKKNRGWGSEVLISDETDAVLETGGGLLKAKPLFTPGVPFLTCNADILTDLDIHALMQFHQQNDALISMTVSERKTSRYLLFDTENTLCGWRNDTTGEERISRQTPDLQQRAYDCVVAFDYKVFELIPFTGKFSLIDLYLHLAKEHTIKGLPHKNDRWVDVGKPESVAIAEALFP, from the coding sequence ATGACAAACAAACAACCCTTTAGCCAGGCCCTTATTTTCTGTGCCGGTCTGGGCACGCGTTTTAAGCCCTGGACGGACCGGCATCCGAAGGCCTTGGCGGTAATTAACGGGAAAAGCCTGTTGCAGCGTAATATTGAATATTTACAAGAATATGGCATCACGCGGGTCATTGTGAATGTGCATCACTTTGCCGAACAGATCATTGATGCGGTGAAAAAAAACAGGGGCTGGGGCAGCGAAGTCCTTATCAGTGATGAAACCGATGCTGTACTGGAAACGGGCGGCGGCCTGCTGAAAGCAAAACCGCTTTTTACCCCGGGAGTGCCCTTCCTAACCTGTAATGCCGATATCCTTACGGACCTGGATATTCATGCACTAATGCAGTTTCACCAGCAAAATGATGCACTGATCTCCATGACGGTAAGTGAGCGGAAAACCTCTCGCTATCTGTTGTTTGATACCGAAAACACACTTTGCGGCTGGCGCAATGACACCACCGGAGAAGAACGGATTTCGAGACAAACACCTGACCTGCAGCAACGTGCCTATGATTGCGTGGTAGCATTTGATTACAAAGTGTTTGAGCTCATCCCTTTTACCGGTAAATTCTCGCTTATCGACCTCTACCTGCACCTGGCAAAAGAGCATACTATAAAAGGACTACCACATAAAAATGACCGCTGGGTAGATGTAGGTAAACCGGAAAGTGTAGCCATAGCAGAAGCCCTGTTTCCCTGA